In the genome of Notamacropus eugenii isolate mMacEug1 chromosome 5, mMacEug1.pri_v2, whole genome shotgun sequence, one region contains:
- the KDELR1 gene encoding ER lumen protein-retaining receptor 1 — protein MNLFRFLGDLSHLLAIILLLLKIWKSRSCAGISGKSQVLFAVVFTARYLDLFTNYISLYNTSMKVVYIACSFTTVWMIYSKFKATYDGNHDTFRVEFLVVPTAILAFLVNHDFTPLEILWTFSIYLESVAILPQLFMVSKTGEAETITSHYLFALGVYRTLYLFNWIWRYQFEGFFDLIAIVAGLVQTVLYCDFFYLYITKVLKGKKLSLPA, from the exons ATGAACCTCTTCCGATTCCTGGGGGACCTCTCCCACCTCCTGGCCATCATCCTGCTGCTGCTCAAGATCTGGAAGTCCCGCTCCTGCGCCG GCATCTCGGGCAAGAGTCAGGTCCTGTTCGCCGTGGTCTTCACCGCCCGCTACCTAGACCTGTTCACCAACTACATCTCCCTCTACAACACGTCCATGAAG GTGGTCTACATTGCCTGCTCCTTCACCACGGTCTGGATGATCTACAGCAAGTTTAAGGCCACCTATGATGGTAACCACGACACCTTCCGAGTGGAGTTCCTTGTGGTCCCCACTGCCATTTTGGCCTTTCTAGTCAACCATGACTTCACACCTCTGGAG ATCCTATGGACCTTCTCCATTTACCTGGAGTCTGTGGCCATCCTGCCACAGCTGTTCATGGTGAGCAAGACAGGAGAAGCAGAGACCATTACCAGCCACTACCTGTTTGCCCTGGGTGTCTACAGGACGCTATACCTATTCAATTGGATTTGGCGCTACCAGTTTGAAGGTTTCTTTGACCTCATCGCCATTGTGGCTGGCCTGGTGCAGACTGTGCTCTACTGCGACTTCTTCTACCTCTACATCACCAAAG